A stretch of DNA from Roseovarius faecimaris:
GAGGGTTCTGACCCCCCGGTTTTGGGCTACCGCAAGAATATGATCGAACAGCGCTTCACCGATGCCCCGGTTCTGCCAGTTGCTTTCGACTGAGAACGCAGCTTCGGCCGTTGCGGGCCAGCCATTGAACAGGCCGCGCAGTTCGGCGACGGCGCGCAGCCTGCCGCCGACAAACGCCCCATAGACCAAGCTGTCCAGTCGCAGGATATTCTGGGCGTACCGGGCAACCGCAGCGTCGTTCAGGTGTCCTGCGAACCGGGCTTGCCGCGTATCCGGGTCGAGACGCAGAAAATGTGCCTGGATCGCTTCGAGATCCGGCCCCCAGAGGCGTCGGATGATCGGATCCAGGTCTTCGCAATGGCGCGTCATGACTGGTCCTTTTGTCTGTTCGCATGACGATCAGACAGGTGCGCGTGTTGTGTTTCAATACATTTCCGCGGCGCGGCATCGGGGTGGCGCATTTATGCTGCGTCGCAGCGCAAACAGTGCGTGGCCGATTAATCCTTGGGCAGGTTTGTGGGCAAAGCTGCAGTGCCATAAAAAAAGCCCCGGATCGCTCCGGGGCTTTCTGGTGTCTGAACAGGCCGCTTAGTGGGCGTGTTGCTTGTCCCAGTCTTCCTGCTTCGGAAGCTGCTCGAACGTATGTTCGGGCGGCGGGCTGGGCAGGGTCCATTCCAGCGTGTCGGCATATTCGTTCCACGGGTTGTTTTCCGTGACCTTCGCACCGCGATAGAGCGTGTAAAGGATCACCCCGAAGAAGAACACGAAGCTGGCGAAGGAGATGAACGCACCCACCGACGACCACCAGTTCCAGGGCGCGAAGGCCTCGGGATAGTCGATATAGCGGCGCGGCATACCCTGACGGCCCAGGAAGTGCTGCGGGAAGAAGGTGAGGTTGGCACCGATGAACATGGCCCAGAAGTGCAGCTTGCCAGCCCATTCCGGATACATCCGGCCCGACATCTTGGGCAGGTAGAAATAGATCCCTGCAAAGATGGCGAAGACGGCGCCAAGGCTCATCACGTAGTGGAAGTGAGCAACGACATAGTAGGTGTCATGATAGGCACGGTCGATGCCTGCCTGGC
This window harbors:
- a CDS encoding GNAT family N-acetyltransferase, which encodes MTRHCEDLDPIIRRLWGPDLEAIQAHFLRLDPDTRQARFAGHLNDAAVARYAQNILRLDSLVYGAFVGGRLRAVAELRGLFNGWPATAEAAFSVESNWQNRGIGEALFDHILAVAQNRGVRTLYMICLRENERMTHLARKHDAQLHHEPGAIEATLAPHWPTPMSLFDEAFRESRGFACAILQWPDGRS